From Dermatophagoides farinae isolate YC_2012a chromosome 10, ASM2471394v1, whole genome shotgun sequence, a single genomic window includes:
- the LOC142597845 gene encoding uncharacterized protein LOC142597845: MVELAGNSESYGIISHGFNNWIFIGPGIIIFSLIGFFVYKLVQNLKDKEKRREEKKKKKMEKTTKKVK; this comes from the exons atggtCGAATTAGCGGGCAATTCAGAATCATATGGAATCATTTCACATGGTTTCAACAATTGGATATTCATAGGACCCGgcattataattttttcgcTTATAG GATTTTTTGTCTATAAATTGGTACAAAATTTAAAGGACAAAGAAAAACGTCGTGaagagaagaagaaaaaaaagatggaaaaaacgACTAAAAAAGTTaaatag
- the Mtr4 gene encoding exosome RNA helicase Mtr4, translating to MDLFDVFDLDPKSNDNNNKRKANVIEESNGKNSGNDNGEKELMTIDEDVDNGLIDKLINDVKRKKGNDDNLLITSMVDELTKTHDDKDDDDDENLGQDYGTFTARVAIHEIETQGSCVHEVIIPDDLEYVPLRDQSENPNYKPAKSYKFTLDSFQKEAILCIENNQSVLVSAHTSAGKTVVAEYAIASSFQNKQRVIYTTPIKALSNQKYREFQEEFEDVGLITGDVTINPNATCLIMTTEILRLMLFRGSEIMREVGWVIFDEIHYMRDRERGVIWEETIILLPDTVHYVFLSATIPNARQFAEWIAHLHHQSCHVVYTDFRPTPLQHYIYPAGGDGLHLVLDEQNNFREDNFNLAMNVLQNSSVENSSSKGGDQSCITVIRTIMERNLAPVILFSFSRKECEVYALQISNLKLDFNSAEEKALVEEVFNNAIDVLGDDDKKLPQVQQILPLLKRGVGIHHSGLLPLIKETIEILFGEGLIKALFATETFAMGLNMPARTVVFTSVRKFDGTNFRFLTSGEYIQMSGRAGRRGLDERGIVILRVDEKVNPAVGKEMICGKPDPLNSAFHLTYNMVLNLLRVEEVNPEYMLEHSFFQFQQYLEYPKLHEKYKKLKEQSNIKIENEECIGDYVKTKNQITELTKEFLVFITTPRYILPFLNSGRLLKIVNNDNIDMDWGVLINYNKPPPMDRKRNDKQELTYQIDVLLPVDKTIDPISETILPPSSVEKCEMKIVSLRLSNITNISAARAFVPQDLRSYDSRQSVLKSIKEIKKRFSGNIPLLDPLVDMKIKDNDFLNIVKRIELCEKKLREYKQINQESVKQYERKMDIVHKMKQTKEMMKKTRSLLQMDELKCRKRVLRRLGYCTSADVIEIKGRVACEITSGDELLLTEMLFHGLFNDLNVYQIAALLSCMVFEEKTDVRPKLGEELSKPLKTMQELAKKIATVSKETKLEIDEKVYIEKFRPNLMDVIYSWTKGKSFSEICKMTDAFEGSIIRCMRRLEELLRQMCQASKVIGNTDLENKFSEAIKLIKRDIVFAASLYL from the exons atggatttatttgatgtttttgatttggatccaaaatccaatgataataataataaacgaaaaGCCAATGTTATTGAAGAAAGTAATGGCAAAAATAgtggtaatgataatggtgaaaaagaattgatgaCCATCGACGAAGATGTTGACAACGGTTTGATCGATAAATTAATCAACGATGTGAAACGTAAAAaaggtaatgatgataatcttctAATCACTTCAATGGTAGATGAATTGACCAAAacacatgatgataaagatgatgatgatgatgaaaatttgggTCAAGATTATGGAACTTTTACTGCTCGTGTCGCAATTCATGAAATAGAAACACAAGGATCGTGTGTACATGAAGTGATCATACCTGACGATTTGGAATATGTGCCTCTTCGAGATCAAAGTGAAAATCCTAATTATAAACCGGCTAAATCATATAAATTCACAttggattcatttcaaaaagaaGCAATCCtttgtattgaaaataatcaaagtGTTTTGGTTTCGGCACACACTTCCGCTGGTAAAACGGTTGTTGCTGAATATGCCATTGCATCTTCAttccaaaacaaacaacgtGTTATCTACACAACACCAATCAAAGCATTGAGTAATCAAAAATATCGTGAATTTCAAGAAGAATTTGAAGACGTTGGATTAATCACTGGCGATGTGACAATCAATCCGAATGCCACTTGTTTGATTATGACTACAGAAATTCTTCGTTTAATGTTATTTCGTGGCAGTGAAATTATGCGTGAAGTTGGATGGGTAATTTTCgatgaaattcattatatGCGTGACCGTGAACGTGGTGTTATCTGGGAAGAGACCATTATTCTTTTGCCCGACACTGTGCATTATGTTTTCCTATCCGCTACTATACCGAATGCAAGACAATTTGCCGAATGGATAGCTCATCTACATCATCAAAGTTGTCATGTTGTCTATACAGATTTTCGTCCAACACCTTTACAACATTATATCTATCCAGCTGGTGGTGATGGACTTCATTTGGTATtggatgaacaaaataattttcgtgAAGATAATTTCAATCTAGCTATGAATGTATTGCAAAATTCTTCtgttgaaaattcatcatccaaaGGTGGTGATCAAAGTTGTATCACAGTTATCCGTACAATCATGGAACGAAATCTGGCACCAGTTATTCTATTTAGTTTTAGCCGTAAAGAATGTGAAGTTTATGCACTTCAAATTAGCAATCTTAAATTGGATTTCAATTCTGCCGAAGAAAAAGCATTAGTCGAAGAAGTATTTAATAATGCAATCGATGTacttggtgatgatgataaaaaattacCACAAGTACAGCAAATATTACCACTTCTTAAACGTGGTGTTGGCATCCATCACAGTGGTCTTTTACCATTGATCAAAGAAacgattgaaattttattcggCGAAGGTCTTATAAAAGCATTGTTTGCCACCGAAACTTTTGCCATGGGTTTGAATATGCCGGCTAGAACGGTTGTGTTCACAAGTGTACGAAAATTTGATGGTACAAATTTTCGATTTCTAACTTCAGGCGAATACATTCAAATGAGTGGCCGTGCTGGCCGTCGTGGCCTTGATGAACGTGGCATAGTTATACTTCGTGTGGATGAAAAAGTTAATCCAGCTGTTGGTAAAGAAATGATTTGTGGTAAACCTGATCCACTGAACTCAGCTTTTCATTTGACATACAACATGGTCCTAAATCTGTTACGTGTTGAAGAAGTAAATCCTGAATACATGCTTGAGCATAgctttttccaatttcaacaatatcTTGAATATCCTAAGCTGCATGAAA AATACAAAAAACTAAAAGAACAAAGTaacatcaaaattgaaaatgaagaatgtATTGGTGATTAtgttaaaacaaaaaatcagattACTGAATTGACCAAAGAATTTCTGGTTTTCATCACAACACCAAGATAtattttaccatttttaaATAGTGGACGTTTATTGAAAATCgttaacaatgataatatcgATATGGATTGGGGtgtattgattaattataataaaccaccaccaatggATAGAAAACGAAATGATAAACAAGAATTGACATATCAAATCGATGTTCTGCTACCAGTGGATAAAACAATTGATCCAATTAGTGAAACAATATTGCCACCAAGTAGTGTggaaaaatgtgaaatgaaaattgtatcATTACGATTATCGAACATTACAAATATCAGTGCAGCACGTGCATTTGTACCACAAGATTTACGTAGTTATGATAGCCGCCAATCGGTTTTGAAATCTataaaagaaattaaaaaacgtTTCAGTGGAAACATTCCTTTGTTGGATCCATTGGTGGatatgaaaatcaaagataATGATTTTCTCAACATTGTCaaacgaattgaattgtgtgaaaaaaaactacgtgaatataaacaaatcaaCCAAGAAAGTGTTAAACAATATGAACGAAAAATGGATATTGTacataaaatgaaacaaaccaaagaaatgatgaaaaaaactagaaGTTTATTACAGatggatgaattgaaatgccGTAAACGTGTACTGCGTCGTTTAGGCTATTGTACATCGGCAGATGTCATCGAGATTAAAGGACGTGTTGCCTGTGAAATTACTAG tggcgatgaattattattgaccgAAATGTTATTCCATggattattcaatgatttaaatGTATATCAGATTGCCGCATTATTAAGCTGTATGGTtttcgaagaaaaaacagaTGTTCGACCTAAATTGGGTGAAGAATTATCGAAACCATTGAAAACAATGCAAGAATTGGCTAAAAAAATTGCAACCGTTTCAAAGGAAACCAAATTAGAAATCGATGAAAAAGTTTACATAGAAAAATTTCGACCAAATCTAATGGATGTTATTTATTCATGGACAAAAGGAAAGTCATTTTCAGAAATATGTAAAATGACCGATGCATTCGAAGGTTCAATAATACGTTGTATGCGACGTTTGGAAGAATTATTAAGACAAATGTGTCAGGCATCAAAAGTGATTGGCAATACTGAtttggaaaataaattctctgaagcaatcaaattaataaaaCGTGATATTGTTTTTGCAGCCAGCTTATATCTTTAA
- the Ssb-c31a gene encoding single stranded-binding protein c31A isoform X1 translates to MSSKKKQQKAMAPDSDEESPNSLKLSNNRYLTVSDFKNKVRVDIREYYRNEDGERKPGKKGISLSMEEWKKIVSNMDMIKKMIKDQGDSGSE, encoded by the exons ATGTCCAGcaaaaagaaacaacaaaaag CCATGGCTCCAGATTCGGATGAAGAATCaccaaattcattgaaattgagtAACAATCGTTACCTAACCGTTTCGGACTTTAAGAATAAAGTACGTGTTGATATACGTGAATATTATCGCAATGAAGATGGTGAACGAAAACCAGGAAAAAAAGGCATCAGTTTATCGATggaagaatggaaaaaaattgtatccaATATGgatatgattaaaaaaatgattaaagaTCAAGGTGATTCAGgttctgaatga
- the Ssb-c31a gene encoding single stranded-binding protein c31A isoform X2 — MSSKKKQQKGNAISMAPDSDEESPNSLKLSNNRYLTVSDFKNKVRVDIREYYRNEDGERKPGKKGISLSMEEWKKIVSNMDMIKKMIKDQGDSGSE, encoded by the exons ATGTCCAGcaaaaagaaacaacaaaaaggtAATGCTATtt CCATGGCTCCAGATTCGGATGAAGAATCaccaaattcattgaaattgagtAACAATCGTTACCTAACCGTTTCGGACTTTAAGAATAAAGTACGTGTTGATATACGTGAATATTATCGCAATGAAGATGGTGAACGAAAACCAGGAAAAAAAGGCATCAGTTTATCGATggaagaatggaaaaaaattgtatccaATATGgatatgattaaaaaaatgattaaagaTCAAGGTGATTCAGgttctgaatga